The Rhododendron vialii isolate Sample 1 chromosome 8a, ASM3025357v1 genome has a window encoding:
- the LOC131336049 gene encoding serine hydroxymethyltransferase, mitochondrial-like encodes MALCRLFSSVNKPLQCLINGGFVYYMASLPNEAVYEKEKSRVSWPKQLNDPLEVVDPKIANIIELEKARQWKGLELIPSENFTSVSVMQALNGQTKTAMARPDPIK; translated from the exons ATGGCACTGTGTCGACTCTTCTCTTCGGTTAACAAGCCACTCCAATGCCTCATCAATGGCGGATTCGTCTATTACATG gcatcattgccgaatgAAGCTGTGTACGAGAAGGAGAAATCTCGTGTCTCA TGGCCAAAGCAATTGAATGATCCACTTGAAGTTGTCGATCCTAAAATTGCCAACATCATTGAGCTCGAAAAAGCAAGACAATGGAAG GGACTGGAACTTATACCCTCAGAGAATTTCACCTCTGTATCTGTGATGCAAGCACTAAACGGGCAGACTAAAACGGCAATGGCACGGCCCGACCCGATTAAGTAA